From one Tsukamurella tyrosinosolvens genomic stretch:
- a CDS encoding dienelactone hydrolase family protein — MSTVALFHSVLGVRPGVRDAADRLRAAGHVVHVVDQYDGRVFDSYEEASAFAEGIGYPALMASALAAVEGLPEDLVVMGFSNGGGMATYVAGNRPVARAVLCSGALPLDVIGQDHWPQGVPAQLHYALDDPFLQAGSVESVLRSVGEAGAIGEYLQYPGAGHLFTDPSLPAEFDGAATAAFWGAVLRFIGGGNSAVSH, encoded by the coding sequence ATGAGCACCGTCGCGCTGTTCCATTCCGTGCTCGGCGTGCGCCCGGGCGTCCGCGACGCCGCGGATCGTCTGCGGGCCGCCGGGCACGTGGTGCACGTCGTCGATCAGTACGACGGCCGCGTCTTCGATTCGTACGAGGAGGCCTCGGCGTTCGCCGAGGGGATCGGCTACCCGGCGCTCATGGCGTCGGCGCTCGCCGCGGTCGAGGGCCTGCCGGAGGACCTGGTGGTCATGGGCTTCTCCAACGGTGGAGGCATGGCCACCTACGTCGCGGGCAATCGGCCCGTCGCGAGGGCGGTGCTCTGCTCAGGAGCCCTGCCGTTGGACGTGATCGGCCAGGATCACTGGCCGCAGGGCGTGCCCGCGCAGTTGCACTACGCGCTCGACGACCCGTTCCTGCAGGCCGGCTCCGTCGAGTCGGTGCTGCGTTCCGTCGGCGAGGCGGGCGCGATCGGGGAGTACCTCCAGTACCCCGGCGCCGGTCACCTCTTCACGGATCCGTCGCTCCCGGCGGAGTTCGACGGTGCCGCCACCGCGGCGTTCTGGGGCGCGGTGCTGCGGTTCATCGGCGGCGGGAATTCGGCCGTTAGCCATTGA
- a CDS encoding SDR family oxidoreductase: MSNADEFAGFRAVVTGGSSGIGRRTAEELMVRGAVVAVLDLQPDDAPPDAMGVACNVAHDESVIAAVATAAEYLGGIDGVVNNAGIGAQGTVEAGTLDDWRKVLDVNVLGTVRVTRAALPHLRRSENPAVVNTCSIAATAGLPGRALYSASKGAVEAMTRAMAADHVREGIRFNCVNPGTVDTPWVRRLLEAATDPDAEAEQLRQRQPTGRLVTDAEVAGAICYLLNPGSSATTGTSLAVDGGMSGLRIPPRRGGMRAPRPFGRAGLKVAPLSFGAAAIGNLFTAVDDAAATEAVRTAADAGIDYYDTAPHYGLGLSERRLGAALEDRTDVVISTKVGRLLQPATEHRGDGDVEGFAVAADVERVWDFSRDGVLRSIESSLERLGRDRIDVVYVHDPDEHFAEAMDGAFPALDELRRQGVIASYGAGMNQSAMLTRFVRETDLDAVLIAGRYTVLDRSAADDLLPACLERDVSVAAGGVFNSGITATADPRPGATYDYAPVTLRVLDRARRLAAVCREHGTTLPHAAVHFPLRHPAVRTVLLGMRSADEVRADLDLLAAPPPDALWSDLEAAL; this comes from the coding sequence ATGAGCAACGCAGACGAATTCGCGGGATTCCGCGCCGTCGTGACCGGCGGCTCCTCGGGGATCGGTCGGCGGACGGCGGAGGAGCTGATGGTGCGTGGAGCGGTCGTGGCCGTGCTCGATCTCCAGCCGGACGACGCGCCGCCCGACGCCATGGGCGTCGCCTGCAACGTCGCCCACGACGAGTCGGTGATCGCCGCCGTCGCCACCGCGGCCGAGTACCTCGGCGGGATCGACGGTGTGGTGAACAACGCCGGGATCGGCGCGCAGGGCACCGTCGAGGCGGGAACGCTCGACGACTGGCGGAAGGTGCTCGACGTCAACGTCCTCGGGACGGTCCGGGTGACCCGGGCGGCGCTGCCGCACCTGCGCCGGTCGGAGAATCCCGCCGTGGTCAACACCTGCTCGATCGCCGCGACCGCCGGCCTTCCCGGCCGCGCGCTCTACAGCGCATCGAAGGGTGCGGTCGAGGCGATGACCCGCGCGATGGCGGCGGACCACGTCCGCGAGGGGATCCGGTTCAACTGCGTCAACCCCGGCACCGTCGACACCCCGTGGGTGCGCCGGCTGCTCGAGGCGGCGACCGACCCGGACGCTGAGGCCGAACAGCTGCGGCAACGCCAGCCCACAGGCCGACTGGTCACGGACGCCGAAGTGGCGGGCGCGATCTGCTACCTGCTCAATCCCGGCTCCTCCGCCACCACCGGTACCTCGCTCGCTGTCGACGGCGGCATGAGCGGCCTCCGGATCCCTCCGCGGAGGGGGGGCATGAGGGCGCCCCGACCCTTCGGCCGTGCGGGCCTGAAGGTGGCGCCGCTCTCCTTCGGTGCCGCGGCGATCGGGAACCTGTTCACCGCTGTCGACGACGCCGCGGCGACGGAGGCGGTGCGGACCGCCGCCGACGCCGGCATCGACTACTACGACACCGCGCCGCACTACGGCCTGGGCCTCTCCGAGCGCAGGCTCGGTGCGGCACTGGAGGACCGAACGGACGTGGTGATCTCCACCAAGGTCGGCCGCCTGCTCCAGCCCGCGACCGAGCATCGCGGCGACGGCGACGTGGAGGGCTTCGCCGTCGCTGCGGATGTCGAGCGGGTATGGGACTTCAGCCGCGACGGTGTGCTGCGCTCCATCGAGTCGAGCCTGGAACGGCTCGGCCGCGACCGCATCGACGTGGTCTACGTCCACGACCCCGACGAGCACTTCGCCGAGGCCATGGACGGCGCCTTCCCGGCGCTGGACGAGTTGCGCAGGCAGGGCGTCATCGCGTCCTACGGCGCCGGGATGAATCAGTCGGCGATGCTCACCCGCTTCGTCCGGGAGACCGACCTCGACGCGGTCCTCATAGCGGGCAGGTACACGGTGCTCGACCGGAGCGCGGCCGACGACCTGCTGCCCGCCTGCCTCGAGCGCGACGTCTCGGTGGCCGCGGGTGGCGTGTTCAATTCGGGTATCACCGCGACGGCCGACCCGCGGCCCGGCGCCACGTACGACTACGCGCCGGTGACGCTCCGCGTCCTCGACCGGGCGCGCCGGCTGGCCGCGGTGTGTCGTGAGCACGGTACGACGCTGCCGCACGCCGCGGTGCACTTCCCGCTGCGGCACCCCGCCGTGCGAACCGTGCTGCTCGGCATGCGGTCGGCGGACGAGGTCCGCGCCGACCTCGACCTGCTGGCGGCGCCCCCGCCCGATGCGCTCTGGTCCGACCTCGAGGCCGCGTTGTGA
- a CDS encoding VOC family protein, whose amino-acid sequence MSIELNHTIVAATDNLETARFLTELLGLEDPVDVGGGHFQQVRLANDVVLDVMTVPGPVHPQHYAFLVSEQEFDEIFARITERGLGFYAQPDGSGVGEINHRFGGRGVYFRSPDGHALEALTAA is encoded by the coding sequence ATGAGCATCGAACTGAACCACACCATCGTCGCTGCCACCGACAACCTCGAGACCGCGCGGTTCCTCACCGAACTGCTCGGTCTCGAGGATCCGGTGGACGTGGGCGGCGGCCACTTCCAGCAGGTCCGCCTCGCGAACGACGTCGTCCTCGACGTCATGACCGTGCCGGGGCCGGTGCACCCGCAGCACTACGCCTTCCTCGTCTCGGAGCAGGAGTTCGACGAGATCTTCGCGCGGATCACCGAGCGCGGCCTGGGCTTCTACGCCCAGCCCGACGGTTCCGGGGTCGGCGAGATCAACCACCGCTTCGGCGGCCGCGGCGTCTACTTCCGCTCGCCCGACGGCCACGCCCTGGAGGCTCTCACCGCTGCCTGA
- a CDS encoding helix-turn-helix transcriptional regulator → MRADRLLSVLMLLRHRGTMTAAQIAAELEVSTRTVLRDVEALGVAGVPVYTDRGRGGGISLLPGYRTDLTGLTLDEAKALLAGAPDSPAFAGAMRKVAAALPEAHRREAAAAAQRIHVRPDGFARAPEPDPHLGELQRAVIDGLRVRAVYRPRGGAAAERTLDPVGLVHAGQAWYLMALRDGERRTYKTSRFTSVSVLDEPARRPADVDLAAEFEESRASFRSGHEAVLVELRADEYGWTKLSGFGTVVTPPGPDGAGTLGFSDIGRAVWTLWGALPHVDVLGPPAVRAALAARLAETAAVLGAG, encoded by the coding sequence ATGCGCGCCGACCGTCTCCTGTCCGTCCTCATGCTGCTGCGCCACCGCGGCACCATGACGGCCGCGCAGATCGCCGCGGAGCTGGAGGTCTCCACCCGGACCGTGCTGCGCGACGTCGAGGCGCTCGGCGTCGCGGGCGTCCCCGTCTACACCGATCGCGGGCGGGGCGGCGGCATCAGCCTGCTCCCCGGCTACCGCACCGACCTCACGGGCCTCACGCTCGACGAGGCGAAGGCCCTGCTCGCGGGGGCGCCCGACTCCCCCGCCTTCGCGGGCGCGATGCGCAAGGTGGCGGCGGCGCTGCCGGAGGCGCACCGTCGGGAAGCGGCGGCCGCCGCCCAGCGGATCCACGTGCGCCCCGACGGTTTCGCCCGCGCGCCCGAGCCCGACCCGCACCTCGGCGAGCTGCAGCGCGCGGTCATCGACGGGCTGCGGGTGCGGGCCGTCTACCGGCCGCGCGGCGGCGCCGCGGCGGAGCGCACGCTGGACCCCGTCGGGCTGGTCCACGCCGGGCAGGCCTGGTACCTCATGGCCCTGCGCGACGGCGAGCGCCGCACGTACAAGACCTCGCGGTTCACGTCCGTGAGCGTGCTCGACGAGCCCGCCCGGCGCCCGGCCGACGTGGACCTGGCCGCCGAGTTCGAGGAGTCCCGCGCTTCGTTCCGCTCCGGGCACGAGGCGGTGCTCGTCGAGCTGCGCGCCGACGAGTACGGCTGGACCAAGCTGTCCGGGTTCGGGACGGTCGTCACGCCGCCCGGGCCCGACGGTGCCGGCACGCTCGGCTTCAGCGACATCGGTCGCGCGGTCTGGACGCTGTGGGGCGCGCTCCCGCACGTCGACGTGCTGGGGCCGCCGGCGGTGCGCGCCGCACTCGCGGCCCGGCTCGCCGAGACGGCCGCGGTACTGGGCGCCGGTTAG
- a CDS encoding TIGR03086 family metal-binding protein: MTNTATDPRPSYAAVSAWVQSLLANITEEQLALPTPCDEFDVRALAQHMNAVGLRAVALAESATVEGQPFLAEDHDAATYGATRERALAAWDAAPLEREVTVPWGVVPGFAALGMYVNETLVHGWDLAVATGQNAEFPEPALPEGVLAVVKNVLPAVRGGDVPFGPVVEPREGAGPTERLANWNGHHWAATA, encoded by the coding sequence ATGACGAACACAGCCACTGATCCCCGCCCCTCCTACGCCGCCGTCTCCGCCTGGGTGCAGTCCCTGCTCGCGAACATCACCGAGGAGCAGCTCGCGCTGCCCACGCCCTGCGACGAGTTCGACGTCCGCGCCCTGGCCCAGCACATGAACGCCGTCGGCCTGCGCGCCGTCGCCCTCGCCGAATCCGCCACCGTCGAGGGCCAGCCCTTCCTCGCGGAGGACCACGACGCCGCCACCTACGGGGCCACCCGCGAGCGCGCACTCGCCGCCTGGGACGCCGCCCCGCTCGAGCGCGAGGTCACGGTGCCGTGGGGCGTCGTCCCCGGGTTCGCGGCGCTCGGTATGTACGTCAACGAGACCCTCGTGCACGGCTGGGACCTCGCGGTCGCCACCGGTCAGAACGCCGAGTTCCCCGAGCCCGCGCTGCCCGAGGGCGTGCTCGCGGTGGTCAAGAACGTGCTGCCCGCCGTTCGCGGCGGCGACGTGCCCTTCGGGCCGGTCGTCGAGCCGCGCGAGGGCGCCGGCCCCACCGAGCGCCTCGCCAATTGGAACGGCCACCACTGGGCGGCCACCGCATGA
- a CDS encoding GNAT family N-acetyltransferase → MTSTPTVRVVPATVTQLEALHRGPAEFERLIGAPIPDGWPEFPEAIEHTLAVLRNGVPAEWSMYLFFSEEGDLVGSGGYHGPPVGGTVEIGYEIAPEHRGRGLAVGAARALAARALAAGAERIVAHTLAAPSPSTGVLAALGFERAGEVVESEDGPLWAWLLVPARSPA, encoded by the coding sequence ATGACGTCGACTCCCACCGTGCGTGTGGTTCCCGCGACCGTGACCCAGCTGGAGGCGCTGCACCGCGGACCCGCGGAGTTCGAGCGGTTGATCGGAGCGCCGATCCCCGACGGCTGGCCGGAGTTCCCCGAGGCGATCGAGCACACGCTGGCCGTCCTCCGGAACGGCGTCCCGGCGGAGTGGTCGATGTACCTGTTCTTCTCCGAGGAGGGTGATCTCGTCGGGTCGGGCGGCTACCACGGGCCGCCGGTCGGCGGCACCGTCGAGATCGGCTACGAGATCGCGCCGGAACACCGCGGGCGCGGCCTCGCGGTCGGCGCGGCGCGCGCCCTCGCCGCGCGGGCTCTCGCGGCGGGTGCCGAGCGAATCGTCGCGCACACCCTCGCGGCTCCGTCGCCGTCGACCGGGGTGCTCGCCGCCCTCGGGTTCGAGCGCGCGGGCGAGGTCGTCGAATCCGAGGACGGTCCGCTCTGGGCGTGGCTTCTCGTACCTGCTCGGTCGCCCGCCTGA
- a CDS encoding FadR/GntR family transcriptional regulator, which yields MSTNEGAGRISRTDDAILKLKEMITDGELPAGSRLPREADLAARLGLSRNSLREAIRALAMLRILDVRQGDGTYVTSLEPTLLLDTMGFVVDFQQEDSVLHFFEVRRILEPAATAMATHRITDEALAVLEGTLALGGPEASVETLVQQDILFHQTIAEASGNPVLRALISGLSAPTLRARIWRGTEQEDARARTIAEHRQIYDALVAGQADVACACATVHIAGVEGWIRRAMADDAP from the coding sequence ATGTCGACCAACGAGGGTGCAGGGCGGATCTCGCGGACGGACGACGCGATCCTCAAGCTCAAGGAGATGATCACCGACGGGGAGCTGCCCGCCGGGAGTCGCCTGCCGCGCGAGGCCGACCTCGCCGCGCGACTGGGGTTGTCGCGCAACTCCCTCCGGGAGGCGATCCGCGCGCTGGCGATGCTCCGGATCCTCGATGTGCGCCAGGGCGACGGCACCTACGTCACCAGCCTCGAGCCGACCCTGCTGCTCGACACGATGGGGTTCGTCGTCGACTTCCAGCAGGAGGACTCGGTCCTGCACTTCTTCGAGGTGCGGCGCATCCTCGAGCCGGCCGCCACCGCGATGGCGACGCACCGGATCACGGACGAGGCGCTCGCCGTCCTGGAGGGGACGCTGGCGCTGGGCGGACCCGAAGCGTCGGTGGAGACCTTGGTGCAGCAGGACATCCTGTTCCACCAGACCATCGCCGAGGCGTCCGGCAATCCCGTACTGCGGGCGCTCATCTCGGGTCTCTCCGCGCCCACCCTGCGCGCCCGGATCTGGCGCGGCACCGAGCAGGAGGACGCCCGCGCTCGCACCATCGCCGAGCACCGGCAGATCTACGACGCACTGGTCGCCGGGCAGGCCGACGTCGCCTGTGCGTGCGCGACGGTGCACATCGCCGGCGTCGAGGGATGGATCCGGCGCGCGATGGCGGACGACGCGCCCTAA